From the Fusarium oxysporum Fo47 chromosome X, complete sequence genome, the window GCAACCCCaagtgccagtgccagcTTCCGATCATCAGGAACATTCTTTAGCATCGGCAGACGAGAGATTTCTTTCGCCGATCACTGCAGTCACTCACTCACTTTCTGTGAGACCTGCGCGAAAAATGTCGGGGAGGGAAGCATGGGACACACGAGGCGTGCGTTTCTATGATCGACCGCCTGGCGTACGGTGAGAAACAAAGGGCGCTTGCAGATGATTGGGCTCTCGTCAGGGAGAAGCGCTGTGGCGTTGTTTCGATGACGGTCTGCACCCGCGAGGTCCGACAAAGAAGACTCAAAACACCGATGGCTGTTTCAACAAAGATGCCCAACAGCTAAAGGGATCCATTGTATGAGGAGTTTATTGTTCTCGTTGAAACCCCTTTTTGCGTTTTGCTGGTCTTGGGCCACGTTCGATGACATTCTAGTGAGCGGACAGTGGCATGTATTGCAAGTTTGGCGGAGTGCCAGCCATCGTGGACCAATGATATAGTGCATCCGTCCCTTGCAGTAGCTGCAGTTAGCCTGTTACAGAGGCAACGGAACAAACGAGTCAAGAAAATGCTAGCAAACTTTTTTCCTTAACAAAACACGACCGGTCGTGTCGGCCCCTTTCTCACTTGCATATGGAAGGAAGGAGAATAATAACGTAAGGGAATGAGTGAGTGAGGAGAATTGTTGGGCATTGGCAGGGTATCTTGCATCACTGCCAATTTTCAAGGCTGATTTCGATCAATCTTGAAAGCATCCTAGCCCTGGTCGGCAGATCCCTGTACTCGGGGATCACATTACGAACTTGtaactttattttatattgGGAGGCGTCGCCCGTGATTACAGAAAACCCGGGGGGGATGAGGATAGCCCATGTCTGTGCGACAAGACTGGACGACACCAATGCTCACCTGTCTCAGATGCGCTTTGTGTACCTTGAcgctcatcatcatcacagaGAATGCACTAAAGCGCTGCACGTACCGTTCGTATTCCCCCATCCCCCGTGGTGAAGGGCGAATGGTACCTTTTGCCGCCCTCGTTTAGTGGCGTCAAAATACCGCGCCGGCATGTTCGGTCCCTGgtccaagaacaacaagccCCGGCATGTCATCTCGTCTCTTTGCTGGCTGATTGCCGCGTCAAGGCGAAACACGCAGGCAAGATCTGGGTAAGGATTTGATATTGCAGGACTGATATGAGGGGTTTCAGTGTGGCATCCCTCCCCACACTCAACCCGAGCTTCCCATCCGGAGACTCGGGTGTCAGCTGCGAGACCTCGTATTGATTGGTTCGGCAAGCTTAGGCCATCAACGGTTTTCTTTTACCCCTGGTCTAGACTAGCTAGTCTAGTCTCTTTACCCCTGGATCGAGCAGCCCATCGGAGCATCATCCCTTTGAAACACAGAACTCCGCTCTTTCAATCAATTCGACGTTGTCTGTTGTCCAGGGCCCAGGCTTACGCCTCGAATTTCGTTTTTCACATGGCACCACACCAACTGTCGGGATCATTGACATGTCTCATCCAATAGGATCATTACACTGGTTGACTGCCGCACaactatattataaccttGATTCCCGTCCCCCcatcttctgtttcttttcctctcCAGACTCAATCAGTCTTGTCACTCATTCCTTAACAGGCAAACCACTCATTCATCCTTGAAGGATTATTCTACATTCATTCACTCCTTAACACGTTCTTTTTAAAGCAACTCGAAATTTTTACAGCCCAGTCCCGGTGACGTtaaccaacaacaacaaaactCTCAATCAAGATGCATTTCTCAAGCTTCATCGTTTCCATGATGGCCGCTGGCGCCATGGCCGCTCCCCACGGCAGCTGGGGCAACTCCAACAAGCACTACAAGGTCGTTACCGAGTATGAGTACGTCACTCACTACGTGACCGCTGGAGGCAACGCTCCCCAGGCCACCTACGTTCCCGAGCAGCCCGCCGCCGCCCCTgtccaggagcagcagccCGCCCCCGTCGtcgtcaagaagcccaagaagaacccTGCTCCCCAGCCCACCTACGTCGCTGCCCCCGAGCCCGAGAAGGAGGAGCCCGCCACCACTCAGGAGGAGGCCCCCGCTGCCACTCAGCCCAGCTCCGACTCTGGCTCCGGATCTTCCAACCTCGACGCTGATCAACAGAAGGCTCTCGACCTCCACAACGAGGCCCGCAAGGCTGTCGGTAACGAGCCTCTCTCTTGGGACGACTCTCTTGCCTCCGGTGCCCAAGAGTGGGCCGACCACCTTGCTCAgcttggcagccttgagcACTCTCAGGGTGAGGATGGCGAGAACCTTTACATGGGCAGCGGCTCCAACCCCTACTCcgctgctgttgaggctTTCCTGAGCGAGAAGAGCCAGTACAACGGCGAGGCCATCTCCGGCTCCAACTACATGTCCTTCGGTCACTACACCCAGTGCGTCTGGAAGACCACCACCAAGGTCGGTATGGCCGTCGCCAAGGACAGCTCCGGTGCCTCTTGGGTTGTCGCCCGCTACCAGAAGCCCGGTAACATGTAAGTTCCCATAACTCTACTATTAAATGAAGCAGTCGCTAATTATAATGTAGGATCGGTGACAAGCCTTACTAAATGTCAACGCCGACATGGACGGATGCTTAGGTTCGGGATAGCTGGCAGTGATCTTTTGATGTATCTTTTTCACTTCAAGTTATGAGAGCGACTCACCAGGGCTATGAACTCACATTTCACTTCTTGAATAAACCATTCGCGTTTTCTTATGCGGATTATTTGGTTTACTGACAATATGTATATACTTGTCTCACGCAATTACGACCTTTGCATTCACGTTCATGATAAACTTTGTCTCTGCCGAtgcttcttggtgatgtgttcagtgaatgaatgaatatTAATGTTCCACGAAATGAGCACGAGGATATTTGCTGTAACTGTGATGTAAAATTGTGCAAAGTGAATCG encodes:
- a CDS encoding CAP domain-containing protein, yielding MHFSSFIVSMMAAGAMAAPHGSWGNSNKHYKVVTEYEYVTHYVTAGGNAPQATYVPEQPAAAPVQEQQPAPVVVKKPKKNPAPQPTYVAAPEPEKEEPATTQEEAPAATQPSSDSGSGSSNLDADQQKALDLHNEARKAVGNEPLSWDDSLASGAQEWADHLAQLGSLEHSQGEDGENLYMGSGSNPYSAAVEAFLSEKSQYNGEAISGSNYMSFGHYTQCVWKTTTKVGMAVAKDSSGASWVVARYQKPGNMIGDKPY